One Acutalibacter muris DNA window includes the following coding sequences:
- a CDS encoding DUF5694 domain-containing protein: MQELMILGTFHFKSFGNSDQFKLKSDILSSQRQQEVLKLVEVLAHFKPTKIAVEDAQEYSGQLQEEYQAYLRREKELGISEVYQLGFRLAEHMRHDRLHCVDWNMAVPGVGSVFQWMADNPSEHVEELNRHNEERFNQEQQHMEASTLLEHFIYMNRPEYCAADHQTYLEFAKLDDGTWPVGAGWVGQYWYYRNLRIWKNTTALFQAPDERVLLLIGAGHVHLLSQFFREAGQVSVVDTVKVLSEN, encoded by the coding sequence ATGCAGGAACTTATGATATTGGGGACATTTCATTTCAAAAGCTTCGGAAACAGCGATCAGTTCAAGCTCAAATCGGACATCCTCTCAAGCCAGCGTCAGCAGGAGGTGTTGAAGCTGGTGGAAGTCCTGGCACATTTCAAGCCTACTAAGATAGCAGTGGAGGATGCCCAGGAATACAGTGGCCAGCTGCAGGAGGAATACCAGGCTTATCTGCGCAGGGAAAAGGAACTAGGCATCAGTGAGGTATACCAGCTTGGGTTCCGGCTGGCGGAGCATATGAGGCATGACCGGCTGCACTGCGTGGATTGGAACATGGCGGTGCCTGGCGTGGGCAGCGTCTTCCAGTGGATGGCGGATAACCCTTCAGAGCATGTTGAGGAACTAAATCGCCACAATGAGGAGAGGTTTAACCAGGAGCAGCAGCACATGGAAGCTTCCACCCTACTGGAGCACTTCATTTATATGAACCGGCCAGAGTACTGTGCGGCAGACCATCAGACATACTTGGAATTCGCCAAGCTGGACGATGGCACTTGGCCAGTAGGTGCGGGCTGGGTGGGCCAGTACTGGTATTACCGCAACCTGCGCATCTGGAAGAATACCACGGCATTGTTTCAGGCGCCGGACGAGCGGGTACTGCTGCTGATAGGCGCCGGGCATGTCCATCTGCTCAGCCAGTTCTTTCGGGAGGCAGGGCAGGTGAGTGTTGTGGATACAGTTAAGGTGCTCAGTGAAAATTAG
- a CDS encoding S-layer homology domain-containing protein, with amino-acid sequence MAASEGLFSGTSATTFAPNEAMTRGMFVAVLGNKTKFHS; translated from the coding sequence ATGGCCGCCAGCGAGGGGCTGTTCAGCGGTACATCGGCCACCACCTTTGCGCCCAACGAGGCCATGACCCGAGGGATGTTTGTGGCCGTGCTGGGGAACAAGACCAAATTTCACTCATGA
- a CDS encoding Rpn family recombination-promoting nuclease/putative transposase translates to MSVSIEDINLSNDLVFSEVMRQPENVKPFLEAVLEKKIADITYIERQQDMKDGINLHGIRLDVALADADETRYDIEMQTGHAYDLERRIRFYQSSIDRRTLEPAESYRQLKESYIIFICTDDYYGRGLALYKRKSVIEGAEDLTYKDGSHAYILNAAFTVRNMSEPALEFLRYVNARYRKLAIDISGSKYLSQIDRAVEDIKADKGKVERFMTLAAKLKDVRIDARREGFEEGIKKGIEKGRVAGRAEGERSAMVGLIKRMLERHKSLEEIADICALDLDEVKKIAEGE, encoded by the coding sequence GTGAGCGTCAGCATAGAAGATATCAACTTGTCCAATGACCTGGTCTTCTCAGAGGTCATGCGCCAGCCAGAGAATGTCAAGCCGTTTCTGGAGGCGGTGCTTGAGAAGAAGATTGCGGATATCACCTATATCGAGCGTCAGCAGGACATGAAGGACGGCATCAACCTACACGGTATCCGGCTGGATGTGGCTTTGGCCGACGCCGATGAAACTCGCTATGACATTGAGATGCAGACCGGCCACGCATATGATTTGGAGCGGCGTATCCGATTCTACCAGAGCAGCATTGACCGCAGGACGCTGGAACCTGCTGAGAGCTACCGGCAGCTCAAAGAAAGTTACATTATTTTCATCTGCACGGACGACTACTATGGCCGGGGACTGGCGCTTTATAAGCGCAAGAGCGTTATCGAGGGCGCTGAGGACCTGACGTACAAAGACGGCTCTCATGCCTACATTCTGAATGCCGCGTTTACGGTTAGGAACATGAGCGAACCGGCGCTGGAGTTTCTGCGGTATGTCAACGCGAGGTATCGAAAGCTGGCAATTGACATTTCAGGCTCGAAGTATTTATCGCAAATAGACCGGGCGGTGGAGGACATAAAAGCCGACAAAGGAAAGGTGGAGAGATTTATGACCCTGGCGGCGAAGCTGAAAGATGTGCGGATCGACGCGCGTAGGGAAGGGTTTGAGGAAGGTATAAAAAAAGGTATAGAAAAAGGCCGCGTAGCTGGGCGGGCTGAAGGCGAGCGTAGTGCAATGGTTGGCCTGATCAAACGGATGCTGGAGCGGCATAAATCTCTGGAAGAAATTGCCGATATTTGTGCCCTGGATCTGGATGAAGTCAAAAAAATCGCGGAGGGTGAGTAG
- a CDS encoding recombinase family protein: MKKKQPNEQRITVLYARLSRDDEKEGISGSIQNQKAILEKFAADNHLPNPRFMFDDGYSGVTFARPAFMEIMELAEQGLVANLVVKDHSRLGRNRLVVGQLLEEDFVRLNIRYIAIMDNIDTANGVSDIVPMQDLFNEWHAKNTSDKVRRVMQSRGNAGIPLTTSAPYGYKKSPEDKNKWIVDEPATEIVRQIFQLSISGLGPTQIAKKLRSEGVMTPSEYFQSVGINCPTKPPAHPCNWSSGTVAGILDRQEYVGDTINFRTCRQSFKLKKQLDRPQEEWKVFPDTHPAIIDRETFTIVQNLRQHRRRPNRTGIVSMFSGLLYCADCGEKLYYGSSKSSKQPQAYFFCSSYRKNSNVCSAHYIRESVVGQLVLEGLQRLLWYIQVYEKRFAQEQMERFGLQEKKELTAKRRELDKAKQRVAEIDQLIQKSYEDMTKGLLSEERFATLTVSLENEQRQLKVDIPALENSLNATADKADDLQKFIQRARQVTRLTELTPEIVHEFIDKIVVSKPEKIDGKRHQQVDIYYSTIGLWTAPEPETLEREYMAYYQAMQKRKKRTA; encoded by the coding sequence TTGAAGAAAAAGCAGCCAAACGAGCAGAGAATCACTGTTCTTTATGCCAGATTGTCTCGTGATGACGAAAAAGAGGGTATCTCAGGTAGCATCCAGAATCAAAAAGCTATTTTGGAGAAATTTGCCGCAGACAACCATCTGCCTAACCCCCGGTTCATGTTCGATGATGGGTACTCGGGTGTTACGTTCGCAAGGCCGGCCTTCATGGAGATCATGGAACTGGCTGAACAGGGCCTTGTGGCAAATTTGGTGGTCAAAGACCATTCCCGGCTGGGCCGCAACCGCCTTGTGGTTGGCCAACTTCTGGAAGAAGATTTTGTCCGGCTGAATATCCGCTATATCGCCATCATGGACAACATTGACACCGCCAACGGAGTAAGCGACATCGTGCCAATGCAAGACCTGTTTAATGAATGGCACGCAAAAAATACGAGCGACAAGGTACGCCGTGTCATGCAGAGCCGGGGCAACGCCGGGATACCGCTGACCACCAGTGCGCCCTACGGCTACAAGAAATCCCCGGAGGACAAGAACAAGTGGATCGTGGACGAGCCGGCGACAGAGATAGTGCGGCAAATCTTCCAGTTGTCGATCAGCGGCCTGGGGCCTACGCAAATCGCCAAGAAACTGCGCTCTGAGGGCGTGATGACCCCCAGCGAGTATTTTCAAAGCGTGGGTATCAATTGCCCGACCAAACCTCCTGCACATCCCTGTAACTGGAGTTCTGGCACAGTGGCGGGCATTCTGGACAGGCAGGAGTATGTGGGCGATACCATCAATTTCCGTACCTGCCGCCAGTCTTTCAAGCTGAAAAAGCAGTTGGACAGGCCGCAGGAGGAATGGAAGGTGTTCCCCGACACTCATCCCGCCATCATTGACAGGGAAACCTTTACCATTGTGCAAAACCTCCGCCAGCACCGCCGCAGACCGAATCGAACCGGCATTGTGAGCATGTTCTCCGGGCTTCTCTATTGCGCTGACTGTGGGGAGAAGCTGTATTACGGGAGCAGTAAGAGCAGCAAACAGCCGCAAGCCTATTTCTTCTGTTCCAGTTACCGCAAAAATTCCAACGTATGCTCCGCTCACTATATCAGGGAAAGCGTTGTGGGGCAGTTGGTGTTGGAGGGCCTACAAAGGTTGTTGTGGTACATCCAGGTCTACGAAAAGCGGTTTGCCCAGGAGCAGATGGAGCGGTTTGGCCTGCAAGAGAAGAAAGAGCTGACTGCCAAGCGCCGGGAGTTGGATAAGGCCAAACAGCGGGTAGCGGAGATTGACCAGCTTATTCAGAAAAGCTATGAGGACATGACCAAGGGCCTGTTGTCCGAGGAGCGTTTCGCCACGCTGACAGTATCGCTGGAAAATGAACAGCGGCAGTTGAAAGTGGATATTCCAGCGTTGGAGAACAGCTTGAACGCCACCGCCGATAAAGCCGATGATTTGCAGAAGTTCATCCAGCGGGCCAGACAGGTGACCCGGCTGACGGAATTGACGCCTGAAATCGTCCACGAGTTCATTGACAAGATTGTGGTATCCAAGCCGGAGAAGATAGACGGCAAGCGGCATCAGCAGGTGGACATCTACTACAGCACCATCGGTCTTTGGACAGCGCCGGAGCCGGAAACGCTGGAACGGGAATATATGGCCTACTATCAGGCCATGCAGAAGCGCAAGAAAAGGACGGCATAG
- a CDS encoding transposon-encoded TnpW family protein, with protein MNIIRLELTEQEAKICDEVMKKVEETAIFLADLSPTDRLDWLRAHQYSHPISFEREIDGTVYTVYAHFSEKATETAEGKVNRILNQNITL; from the coding sequence ATGAATATTATCAGGTTGGAATTGACCGAGCAGGAAGCAAAAATTTGCGATGAAGTAATGAAAAAAGTTGAAGAAACGGCAATATTCCTTGCTGATTTATCCCCTACTGACCGGCTGGACTGGCTGAGAGCACATCAATACAGCCACCCCATCAGCTTTGAGCGGGAGATTGATGGGACGGTCTACACCGTCTACGCCCATTTCAGTGAGAAAGCGACTGAAACCGCAGAGGGAAAAGTAAATCGGATTCTCAACCAAAATATCACACTGTAA
- a CDS encoding relaxase/mobilization nuclease domain-containing protein has translation MATTSLWHIKGRLGDLIAYVENPEKTVPKGTEDFFNVFSYIQNPQKTADGSYVTAINCLKQTALRQMILTKQRYGKEDNYIAWHGYQSFKPGEVTPERCHEIGVKLAHEMWGDRFQVIVTTHLDKGHLHNHFCFNSVSFKDGKKYNYSKAEQQRLRDTSDRLCREYGLSVIEDGRKAPSRPVWLDEQSGKPTRYNIYRADVREAVNRSRTVEMMEKFLRRKGYLTDFTGKHWKIRLPQY, from the coding sequence GTGGCTACCACCAGCCTATGGCACATCAAGGGGCGGCTCGGTGACCTAATCGCCTACGTTGAGAACCCGGAGAAAACCGTACCCAAAGGCACCGAGGACTTTTTCAACGTATTTTCGTACATCCAGAACCCACAGAAAACCGCAGACGGCTCGTATGTCACCGCAATCAACTGCCTAAAGCAGACGGCGCTCCGTCAGATGATCCTGACCAAGCAACGGTACGGCAAGGAGGATAACTATATCGCATGGCACGGCTATCAGAGCTTCAAACCGGGAGAAGTCACCCCAGAGCGGTGCCATGAGATCGGCGTGAAGCTGGCCCATGAAATGTGGGGCGACAGGTTTCAGGTCATCGTCACCACCCACCTGGACAAAGGCCATCTGCATAACCATTTCTGTTTCAACTCGGTATCGTTCAAGGACGGCAAAAAGTACAACTACTCCAAAGCCGAACAGCAGCGCCTCCGAGATACCTCAGACCGACTTTGCCGGGAGTACGGGCTATCCGTCATAGAGGATGGCCGCAAGGCTCCCAGCCGCCCCGTCTGGCTGGACGAACAGAGCGGCAAGCCCACCCGCTACAACATCTACCGGGCCGACGTGCGGGAGGCCGTCAACAGAAGCCGTACCGTGGAGATGATGGAGAAGTTTCTCCGGCGCAAGGGCTATCTCACCGACTTCACTGGAAAGCATTGGAAGATACGCCTGCCCCAGTACTAG
- a CDS encoding plasmid mobilization protein encodes MSTNGEKVRLKIRLTVEEKAKLEHDTALCGLTQSEYFRQICLGKRPRPKQPPEFWELLDALYEIHDKLERLTVYCPEAAEECSRLENLVLFLQGVEIGPPQSRFLALWGEEHPRNGELSPLAAEAMNGA; translated from the coding sequence TTGAGTACCAACGGCGAAAAAGTACGGCTGAAAATCAGACTGACGGTCGAAGAAAAGGCCAAGCTGGAGCATGACACCGCCCTGTGCGGCCTGACCCAATCCGAATACTTCCGGCAAATTTGTTTGGGCAAGCGGCCCCGGCCCAAGCAGCCGCCAGAGTTCTGGGAATTGCTGGACGCCTTGTATGAAATCCACGATAAGCTGGAACGCCTGACCGTCTACTGCCCGGAAGCGGCAGAAGAATGTTCCCGGCTTGAAAATCTTGTCCTATTTTTGCAGGGGGTAGAAATAGGGCCCCCACAAAGCCGCTTTTTGGCTTTGTGGGGAGAGGAGCATCCGCGGAATGGTGAGCTTTCGCCGCTTGCGGCGGAAGCGATGAATGGAGCGTGA
- a CDS encoding IS630 family transposase produces the protein MSVTVFDVQEKRKEWKKTIRPDMVEHLVFLDESGVNTNLTRLYGRALSSQRAMDHAPLNTPQTTTVLSSIRLNGEKAFTTYQGGTTGERFVQYLKEILLPTLKPGDIVVMDNMRSHHVKAVREVLEEKGMKVLYLPPYSPDLNPIEKMWSKMKALLRGWKVRSLDLLPDAVRMALDSVSQLDCRHWFAASAYC, from the coding sequence GTGAGCGTGACCGTATTCGATGTGCAGGAGAAGCGCAAAGAATGGAAAAAGACGATACGACCTGATATGGTGGAACATTTGGTGTTTTTGGACGAGAGCGGTGTCAATACGAACCTGACCCGCCTGTATGGACGGGCACTTTCATCCCAGAGGGCAATGGATCATGCCCCGTTGAATACACCGCAGACAACGACAGTCCTTTCTTCCATCCGCCTGAATGGGGAAAAGGCATTTACGACGTACCAGGGCGGGACAACGGGGGAACGCTTTGTCCAATATTTGAAAGAAATCCTGCTTCCGACTCTTAAGCCCGGAGACATTGTTGTGATGGACAATATGCGCTCTCACCATGTAAAGGCTGTCCGGGAGGTCCTGGAAGAAAAGGGGATGAAAGTTCTGTATCTTCCGCCCTACAGTCCCGATCTGAATCCCATTGAGAAGATGTGGTCCAAGATGAAGGCCCTCCTTCGTGGATGGAAGGTCCGAAGTCTGGACCTGCTCCCTGACGCGGTTCGTATGGCACTCGATTCTGTTTCGCAGTTGGATTGCCGGCATTGGTTTGCCGCTTCTGCTTATTGTTAG
- a CDS encoding IS630 transposase-related protein — protein sequence MLHNEARELLVRGYEATHDVEGIAKAYSVSKWTVYRLAGQKRKTGSVALRTSQRGRKPVLTAEDKENIRQCIDEKPDITIEEIREKLSLSASYSTVERAINAMGYTLKKKSLYASERDRIRCAGEAQRMEKDDTT from the coding sequence ATGCTACACAATGAAGCGCGGGAACTACTGGTACGAGGCTATGAAGCAACCCATGATGTCGAGGGGATAGCGAAGGCGTATTCAGTAAGCAAATGGACAGTATACCGGCTGGCCGGACAGAAACGGAAAACAGGCAGTGTGGCCTTGCGAACCAGCCAGCGAGGCCGGAAGCCGGTTCTGACGGCAGAAGATAAAGAAAATATTCGCCAGTGTATTGATGAAAAACCGGACATCACAATCGAAGAAATCCGGGAGAAGCTGAGCCTTTCCGCAAGCTATAGTACTGTCGAGCGGGCGATCAATGCAATGGGCTATACCCTGAAAAAGAAATCACTCTATGCAAGTGAGCGTGACCGTATTCGATGTGCAGGAGAAGCGCAAAGAATGGAAAAAGACGATACGACCTGA
- a CDS encoding RNA polymerase sigma factor has protein sequence MAGSKEEFEKIYRRYFNDVFLFLKKLSKDEGLAEEITSETFFKAMRSIDTFRGNTDIRVWLCQIAKNCYFSHLKKQQGLVDIDDVEFTDNIDTIEEQIINRSDAMRIHLLLHNLAEPYKEVFMLRVFGELSFKQIAKIFQKTDNWACVTYHRARNKILEQMEANNE, from the coding sequence GTGGCAGGTTCCAAAGAAGAATTTGAGAAAATTTATAGAAGATACTTTAATGATGTATTTCTCTTTCTTAAGAAGTTGTCAAAAGACGAAGGTCTGGCGGAGGAGATCACAAGCGAAACATTCTTCAAGGCAATGCGTTCAATAGATACCTTTCGCGGTAATACAGACATTCGTGTTTGGCTTTGTCAAATTGCAAAAAACTGTTACTTTTCTCACTTGAAAAAGCAACAGGGGCTTGTAGATATTGATGATGTTGAATTTACAGATAACATAGACACCATTGAGGAACAGATAATAAACCGAAGTGATGCTATGCGAATACATCTGCTGCTGCACAATTTAGCCGAACCATATAAAGAAGTTTTTATGCTGCGGGTTTTTGGAGAATTGAGTTTCAAACAAATCGCAAAAATTTTTCAAAAAACAGATAACTGGGCCTGTGTCACTTATCACCGGGCAAGAAACAAAATATTGGAACAAATGGAGGCCAATAATGAGTGA
- a CDS encoding anti-sigma factor family protein produces MSDKCNLIKDILPLYVEDMVSSDTREFVSEHLQYCAECHAEFERMRKATKFIPDADPDIDIVPLKRVKRDLFIKRLQTICFTAILACAIATIIFGILTSPKFFPYSDNLLNVIDVPDGSVIITFDSEVTGYSCNEVFDNETETAIYRINAWTTTWDLHLSNRGKQNMVIPFDRETEIQIFYAQNDGSEDVLIYGPNQNTEENGVTLPRLILMPYFLLAFLALVVLAILRMLLRNKQAIIVWIDRAIPFPISYMAAQLCTKGFNFTTYSSQRDFCIIILVAMLLYFTMLTGKSLYKAKLNTSKGIEE; encoded by the coding sequence ATGAGTGATAAATGCAATTTGATTAAAGACATACTTCCGCTTTATGTAGAAGATATGGTAAGTTCGGATACACGCGAATTTGTAAGCGAACATCTTCAGTATTGCGCGGAGTGCCATGCGGAGTTTGAGCGTATGCGGAAAGCAACGAAATTCATCCCTGATGCTGACCCCGATATTGATATTGTACCGCTGAAAAGGGTAAAGCGGGACTTATTTATCAAACGTTTACAGACTATTTGTTTCACGGCGATCTTGGCCTGTGCTATCGCGACGATCATTTTCGGAATTTTGACATCACCTAAATTTTTTCCCTATTCCGATAACCTGCTCAATGTGATTGATGTCCCTGATGGGAGCGTTATCATCACCTTTGATAGCGAGGTAACAGGGTATAGCTGCAATGAAGTGTTTGACAATGAAACAGAAACGGCAATTTATCGCATAAATGCTTGGACTACCACTTGGGACTTACATTTGTCTAATCGTGGAAAACAAAACATGGTGATACCCTTTGACCGTGAAACTGAAATTCAGATTTTCTATGCTCAAAACGACGGCTCCGAGGACGTACTGATCTATGGGCCAAATCAAAACACCGAAGAAAACGGCGTAACTCTGCCAAGACTGATCCTGATGCCGTATTTCCTGTTAGCTTTTCTTGCCCTTGTTGTCCTTGCAATTCTACGAATGCTATTGAGAAATAAGCAAGCAATCATTGTTTGGATTGACAGGGCTATACCGTTCCCAATTTCCTATATGGCAGCGCAGCTTTGCACAAAAGGGTTTAACTTCACCACATATTCATCGCAACGAGATTTTTGCATCATCATCCTGGTTGCTATGCTGCTTTATTTCACAATGCTGACGGGAAAATCTCTTTATAAAGCAAAGCTGAACACTTCAAAGGGGATAGAGGAATAG
- a CDS encoding ABC transporter permease — MKIFKFIVSKIFLRKAILGIGIMLLLLMANYITFTAARSILSTFQGYQETKYVNQEGVYIANLDPDSHIDMSMIGESGTQAVYDYLNSSFKYAFYTDGFIVSVPNGDDMKISLGYLNEQYYRLNEFEFSQGTGLDFDYQLDGEIPVLIGKGLSKTYPVGATIELEESVLGRPLTLRVQGVLKQNAYHSNFYALNSKAYYNFSILFPVNEEFINHASMDIQFNGLMDIILLETSKEEIADLSEVIKDNLGLSFNFFSQKENYDYFNEYYLHSLKIIFITTFILLIVITCLSVWNGLVSVRLMLKDFTINLLVGLSYSKLKRIFYGYFGMLSFVNVALIATFTAFNRYGCWLRKDTTFATYGLFGLIGMDWLALLLVVVSDIVIGIIVVESMLWKIKKVPISLGVLQ, encoded by the coding sequence ATGAAAATATTTAAGTTCATTGTTTCAAAGATATTTTTGAGAAAAGCGATACTTGGTATCGGCATCATGCTGTTGCTTCTCATGGCGAATTACATAACCTTTACTGCTGCCCGTTCCATTTTGTCAACATTTCAAGGGTATCAGGAAACAAAATATGTAAATCAAGAGGGAGTTTACATTGCCAACTTAGACCCGGATAGCCATATTGATATGAGCATGATTGGCGAAAGCGGAACACAAGCAGTATATGACTATTTGAATAGCAGCTTTAAGTATGCTTTTTATACAGACGGGTTTATTGTATCTGTTCCAAACGGTGATGATATGAAAATATCATTAGGCTATCTGAACGAGCAGTATTACAGATTAAATGAATTTGAGTTTTCACAAGGGACAGGTTTGGACTTTGATTACCAATTAGACGGGGAAATCCCTGTTTTAATAGGAAAAGGATTAAGCAAAACATATCCCGTTGGAGCAACAATAGAACTGGAAGAATCTGTTCTTGGACGGCCTTTAACGCTAAGGGTTCAGGGCGTGTTGAAGCAAAACGCCTACCACTCTAATTTCTATGCCCTCAACTCCAAGGCATACTACAATTTCTCAATCCTCTTTCCAGTGAATGAGGAATTTATCAATCATGCCAGCATGGACATCCAATTTAACGGCCTCATGGATATTATACTTTTGGAAACCTCAAAAGAAGAAATAGCGGATTTGAGTGAGGTTATCAAAGATAATTTGGGTTTAAGTTTCAATTTCTTTAGCCAAAAGGAAAACTACGATTATTTCAACGAATACTATCTTCACTCACTAAAAATTATATTCATAACGACCTTTATTCTGCTGATCGTCATAACTTGTCTTTCTGTTTGGAACGGATTGGTTAGTGTTCGCCTGATGCTGAAAGACTTTACGATCAATCTGTTGGTGGGATTAAGCTACTCAAAACTGAAAAGAATTTTTTATGGTTACTTTGGGATGCTCTCCTTCGTTAACGTAGCGTTGATTGCCACATTCACCGCTTTTAACAGATACGGGTGCTGGTTAAGGAAAGACACAACCTTTGCCACTTATGGATTGTTTGGCTTGATAGGAATGGACTGGCTGGCTTTGTTGCTGGTTGTCGTTTCTGATATTGTTATCGGAATAATTGTTGTCGAAAGTATGTTGTGGAAAATCAAAAAGGTTCCAATCTCCTTGGGGGTATTACAATGA
- a CDS encoding ABC transporter ATP-binding protein, which translates to MTKIIDLSVKEKIYKSKKAQISILNDFRLEVTAGEKIAIVGESGAGKSSLLNIIGLLDRNYAGEYTLFGSPTDQLHTSQLAQWRNQRIGFVLQESALINSLTVEDNIKLPFLYASRDKKGVGEIEDFDTVVSAIEIRHILKKKPLECSGGEKARAVFARGIIMKPQIILADEPTASLDVENRERIVTLLFSMNKEFNTTIITVTHDLDIANRHDRVIHLERSK; encoded by the coding sequence ATGACGAAGATTATTGATCTAAGCGTTAAAGAAAAAATCTATAAGAGCAAAAAGGCGCAGATTTCAATACTAAATGATTTCAGGCTTGAAGTCACCGCCGGTGAAAAAATCGCCATTGTGGGCGAATCGGGAGCAGGAAAGAGTTCTTTGCTCAATATCATTGGATTGCTTGATCGAAATTATGCTGGTGAATATACGCTTTTCGGTTCTCCGACAGATCAGTTACATACAAGTCAGTTGGCGCAATGGCGAAATCAACGGATTGGTTTTGTTCTTCAAGAGTCGGCACTCATTAACTCTTTGACGGTTGAAGATAACATCAAACTGCCGTTTCTCTATGCCAGTCGTGACAAAAAGGGTGTTGGGGAGATTGAGGATTTCGATACTGTCGTTAGTGCGATTGAGATCAGACACATACTAAAAAAGAAACCTCTTGAATGTTCCGGCGGAGAAAAGGCCAGAGCTGTATTTGCCAGAGGGATTATCATGAAACCTCAAATTATTTTGGCTGATGAACCTACGGCATCCCTGGATGTGGAGAACAGAGAAAGAATTGTAACCTTGCTTTTTAGCATGAACAAAGAGTTTAACACCACTATTATTACTGTAACTCATGATTTGGACATAGCCAATCGCCATGATAGAGTAATACATCTTGAAAGGAGTAAATAA
- a CDS encoding RNA polymerase subunit sigma-70, translating into MSYNHGKEERKWQRWKQAEEKVLRACGMDESTIEQLRLWDRAMFNSDRRFYEKLQDTGTYFDSVAEHETLTEVYTVEDLLNDSDNVELLKALLTVDKLTLQISVLKMNGYSTNEIAVLVHLSTEAIYKRIAVLKKKLKKFQG; encoded by the coding sequence ATGTCATACAATCATGGCAAAGAAGAACGCAAATGGCAGCGTTGGAAACAGGCTGAAGAAAAGGTGCTTAGGGCCTGCGGCATGGACGAAAGCACGATTGAACAGCTTCGTCTTTGGGACAGGGCCATGTTCAATTCGGACAGGCGCTTTTATGAGAAGTTGCAGGACACGGGTACATATTTTGACAGCGTTGCCGAGCATGAAACACTAACCGAGGTTTATACGGTGGAAGATCTGCTGAATGATAGTGACAATGTGGAACTGCTGAAAGCCTTACTGACGGTGGACAAGCTCACCTTGCAAATCTCTGTGCTGAAAATGAATGGATACTCCACCAATGAGATAGCTGTGCTTGTCCATTTGTCCACGGAAGCCATCTATAAGCGGATAGCCGTACTGAAAAAGAAATTGAAGAAATTTCAAGGGTAA
- a CDS encoding RNA polymerase sigma factor, with protein sequence MTFMDKVYTLRTEVRSDGKTSYFISFTDGQGEFYDLEVSEAFYIEFRQMERKNRNLQQSDWRHQEASDLWDETLYKRAFRVPKSVEELIFDAELRELLRKAISALPEIQRRRFLLYHKYDFNYRQIGEMEHCRPQSIRHSVMRAREKIKAEIEKYQAGQ encoded by the coding sequence ATGACGTTCATGGATAAGGTCTATACGCTTCGGACGGAAGTGCGGAGCGATGGAAAAACATCGTATTTTATCAGCTTCACAGACGGCCAGGGTGAATTTTACGATTTGGAGGTATCAGAAGCATTCTATATAGAATTTCGACAGATGGAGCGCAAAAACCGCAACCTCCAGCAATCCGACTGGCGACACCAGGAAGCGTCAGATTTATGGGATGAAACGCTCTATAAGCGGGCGTTTAGAGTGCCCAAAAGCGTTGAAGAATTGATCTTTGACGCAGAACTGCGGGAACTTCTCCGCAAGGCTATTTCTGCCCTCCCTGAAATCCAGCGGCGGCGGTTCCTGCTCTACCATAAATATGACTTCAACTACCGTCAGATTGGAGAGATGGAGCATTGCAGGCCGCAATCAATCAGGCACTCGGTTATGCGGGCCAGGGAGAAGATAAAAGCCGAGATAGAAAAATACCAGGCTGGACAGTAA